The Pandoraea apista genomic interval GGCGCGTCCCTTTTTTCATGCCGCCGCGATGACCCAACGTGTTTTGTCCGGCTTCGCCGGCACATCACTTCATCAGTTCGACCAACTGATCGAGCGCCTTGCCCCATCCGTCGTGGAAGCCCATGGCCTCGTGCTGCGCACGCGTAGTTTCATCGCCATGAATGGCAATGGCCGTATAACGTGTGCCCTTGCCTTGTGCCTCCATCAATACGGCCGCGGTGAAATGAAAGCCGCCGTGTTCCGCCACAGGGGCAGGCGCCGGACGGAAGCCAGGCAGGACCACGTTCGTCCAGACCAGTCGCGAGTTCTCGACGACTTCCAGATAGCATCCGTCGTTGGGGAACTGCTGCCCTTCGGGCGAGCGCATGACGGTGCGGAAAAGCCCGCCGGGGCGCAGATCGATTTCGCACTCCACGGTCTGCCACGGCGCAGGGGTGAACCACTTCTTGATGTGCTCGGGTTGTGTCCACGCCGCCCAGACACGCTCGCACGGCACATCGACGTAACGCTCGAGCACTAGATCCAGCTTCGGGTCGATCGAGAAAAGGTTGGCACGGCTCATCGTCATGTCTCCTTCATTTGCAGTAGATAGCTATCGAGTTGATCGAGGCGGCGCGTCCATTTGTCGCGCTGCAACTGGAGCCAATCCTGCGCGCCAGCCAGTGTTTCCGTTTCCAACACATAAGTGCGGACACGGCCACTTTTCCGGGAGACGACCAGTCCGCTCTCCTCAAGCACATTCAAGTGCTGGGAGAACGACGGCAATGCCATGGAAAACGGACGCGCCAGTTCGCTCACCGAAGCGGGCCCGAGCGTCAAACGCTCGACGACCGCGCGTCTCGTGGGGTCGGACAGCGCCTGAAAGATCCGGTCGAGAGGGATAGATTGGTTAGCCATTCACCTAACTATAGTGACACCAATCACTTAGGTCAACACCTTTGTATTGGGAATTTTCCACCCAATGCCCGGCCCGCCACCGACGCCTTGCGCCGATTCTTCCGAGTTCACATTCGGACGCTGCCGAAATTGCCCGTGTCGGCCGATTTTCCGGGGCTGCGGCGCGAGATTCGGCCGCAGCCGTGCACCGGCTTGGCGTAGAATAGAGCCTTTCCAAATTCAGCCCCCGCGTTGTCCGCTATGCCGTTGGCCACTACAGAAGAAATCATTGCCGAGCTGAAGGCCGGCCGCATGGTTGTCCTCGTCGACGAGGAAGATCGTGAAAACGAGGGCGATCTGGTCATGGCAGCCGAGTTCGCCACGCCCGAAGCCATCAATTTCATGGCGAAGTACGGCCGTGGACTGATTTGCCTTACGCTCACCCAAGCGCGTTGCAAGCAGTTGAATCTGCCGTTGATGACCTACCGCAACGGCACGCAATACGGCACCGCATTTACGCTGTCGATCGAAGCGGCCGAGGGGGTTACCACCGGCATCTCGGCGGCAGATCGCGCGCATACGGTCAAGACGGCCATTGCACAAGAAGCGCGTCCCGAAGATATCGTGCAGCCGGGTCACGTCTTCCCGATCATGGCGCAGCCCGGCGGGGTGCTGGTGCGCGCGGGTCACACGGAAGCCGGTTGCGACCTCACGGCAATGGCCGGCCTCACGCCCGCCGCCGTAATCTGCGAGATCATGAACGACGACGGCACGATGGCACGTCTGCCGCAGTTGCTGGAGTTCGCGGAACAACACAACGTCAAGATCGGCACGATCGTCGATCTGATTCACTACCGCAGCCGCACCGAATCGATGATCGAGACGGTCGCAACGCGCGAAATGCAGACGGCCTGGGGCACCTTCCAGGCAACCCTTTATCGGGATAAGCCCAGCGGCAACCCGCATCTGGCATTGGTGCGGGGCACGCCAACCCCGGCAGACGAAACGCTCGTGCGGGTGCACGAACCGCTGTCGGTACTCGATCTGCTCGAAACCGGCGTGTCGACGCACTCCTGGACGCTCGCAGGCGCCATGCAGGCGATTGCCGAGGCAGGCAAGGGGGTGGTCGTGCTGCTCAATTGCGTGGAAACGCCGGAGCACCTGTTCAACCAGTTCGAAGCCCTCGACGAATCCGAGAAGGCTGCGCGCGCCAAGCGCCGCCCGGTGGACTTCCGTACGCACGGCGTGGGGGCACAGATCCTGCGCGAACTGGGCGTCGGTAAAATGCGTGTGCTTTCGAGCCCGCGCAAGATCCCCAACATGGCAGGTTATGGCCTCGAGGTCACCGGCTTCCAGCCGATGCCCGGCGCCGAAACCGCCTGAGTCTGTTCTGTATCGATCCCCTGCCGGCAAACGGCGTTGGGGGATCATCTTGCCGAGCATTGCCTGTTTCGGGCATGCCGGCACAACGTTGGCTGCACCGCCTGGACGGTACTTTTTTAGAGGAAGCCCATTATGGACATCGGACAATACCAGCCGGAACTCGACGGTGAAGGCCTGCGCGTGGGTATCGTGCAAGCACGATTCAACGACGCCATATGCACGGCGTTGCGCACTGCCGCTGTGGCTGAACTCGACCGCCTCGGCGTCGACGGCGAAGACGTTCTGCTTGTGACGGTGCCCGGTGCACTGGAAATTCCGCTGGCATTGCAGAAAATGGCCGAAAGCGGCCAGTTCGACGCGCTCATCGCGCTCGGCGCGGTGATTCGCGGCGAGACGTATCACTTTGAGCTGGTGTCGAACGAAAGCGGTGCCGGTATTACGCGTATCGGTCTCGATTTCGGTATTCCCATCGCCAACGCGGTGCTCACGACCGAAAACGACGAACAGGCCGAAGTGCGCGCCGCCGAAAAGGGCCGCGATGCAGCCCGCGTGGCGGTGGAAATGGCCAATCTGCTCGAAGCCATGGACATGCTCAGTGGCGACGACGACGGATCGGATGAAGACGAAGAAGAGGAAAATCGGTAATGAAGAGTGCTCGCCGCCGCGCGCGCGAATTTGCGCTGCAAGGGTTGTATCAATGGCTGCTCTCGCGCGACCACGCGGGTGAGATCGATGCGCACCTGCGCACCACCCCCGGCTACGACAAGGCGGACCATACCCACCTGGATGCCCTGCTGCACGGTAGCATCCGGGAGGCGGACGCCTTGTCGCAGCAACTCCAGCCGTACCTGGACCGCCCGGCCGCAGAATTGTCGCCGGTCGAACACGCCGTGCTCGTCATTGGCGCCTACGAACTGATTCACCACCTGGATATTCCGTATCGCGTGGTCATCAACGAGGCCGTCGAACTCGCCAAGACCTTTGGCGGTGTCGAAGGCTTCCGCTACGTGAACGGTGTCCTCGACAAGTTCTCGGCGGAAGTGCGCCCGGACGAAGTTGCAGCGAACCGCAACGGCAATCGCGGCAAGAGCGCGTAACGCATAACGCTCAGCAGGTGTCTCAGGCCTGAAGCCGCCAGAAACCTGCCACCGGTTGGGCTCAACGGGGTGTTATCTGCCCCGCAGGGCCCAGCCAGTCGCCCTCAGCCCTTCTCATCCAATCGCTCAGCCTCCTCCCCCCGATATCATGGACCGCACGCCAGATCTCGCCTCTCCCTCGCTCAAACTTGCACAACGCGTCGACGACATCGCTCCGTTCCACGTGATGGAGCTAGCCAAGCAAGCCGCGTTGCGGGAGAAGGCAGGCCACCCCGTAATCCACATGGGGATCGGCGAGCCGGATTTCACGGCGCCCGAAGCGGTGATCGAGGCGGCCGCGAAGGCCATGCGCGATGGACGCACGCAATACACGGGCGCCATGGGCATCCCCGCGCTGCGCGAGGCCATCGCCGGTTACTACCGTAGCTATTACGGCGTTGACATCGATCCGTCGCGCATTGTCGTGACGGCCGGCGCGTCGGCCGCCCTGGTGCTGGCCTGTGCAGCCCTGGTCGGCGTGGGCGATGAAGTGTTGATGCCGGATCCCTGTTATCCGTGCAACCGGCACTTCGTCTCGACGTTCGACGGCAAGCCGGTCCTGATCCCCTCGGGCCCGGCAGAACGTTTTCAACTGACAGCCGAGCGCATTGAATCCCACTGGGGGCCGGCCACGAAGGGCGTGTTGCTTGCCTCGCCGTCGAACCCGACCGGCACATCCATCGAGACGGAAGAACTGTCTCGCATCGTCAAGGCAGTGCGCGCCCGTGGCGGCTTCACACTGGTCGATGAGATCTATCAGGGCCTCTCCTACGATGGCAAGCCGACTACGGCGCTGTCGTTCGGCGACGACGTTCTGGTCGTGAGCAGCTTCTCGAAGTACTTCAACATGACAGGATGGCGCCTCGGTTGGCTAGTCGTGCCGCCTTCGATGGTCCCGACCTTCGAGAAGCTTGCGCAGAATCTGTTCATCTGCCCGTCTGCGGTGGCACAGCATGCCGCCACCGCCTGCTTCCTCCCGGAAACGCTGGCGATTTACGAATCTCGAAAGGAAGCGTTCCGCGAGCGTCGTGACTACATCGTGCCGGCTCTCGAACATCTTGGCTTCAAAGTGCCCGTGATGCCGGACGGCGCGTTTTACGTTTACGCAGATTGCACCGGCGTTTCGCATCCGCACGCCGCCGACAGCGACCGCCTCACTCAATCGTTGCTCCAACAAGCAGATGTGGTGCTGGTGCCGGGGCTCGATTTCGGCTTTGCCGAACCGCACCAGTACATCCGCTTGTCGTATGCCACGTCACTGGCACAGTTGCACGAAGCGATGGACCGGATCGGGAAGGTCTTTGCCGCCGGCGGATAACGCAGATAGCGTCAGCACTCCCCCGCACAAACGGCAACAGAAGCGCAGCCCCGTTGGAAAGCAAAAAACCCATCGAATCGCTTCGATGGGTTTTTTTGTTGGCTTCGCGCAGCCTCTCTATATAGATAGACAACACGCGTACCCGTGTGACGATTGGCTCGAAGGCAATGCACCGGCCGTGGCGCATCCATCCAAAGCGAATCGCCGATCCGTCAGGCAGCGGTGCTGTCGTCCGCCTCAAGCGGCTTGGCAGCCGCAGCGGCCTTGCCAGCCGACGTTGACGCGGCCGGCGCGGGCGCCGAGTCGGTTGATTCGTCCGACTTGCCTGCCGAGACCGGCTTCATCGCCGGCTTGGCCGAACTGACGATCACCGGCGCTTGCGGTGCATTCGGCGAGACCTTGCGACCCATGGTCACGCTGCGCAGACGATCGCGTTCGGCAAGCACCTTGGCGCCGTAACCGCCGTCACCCGCACTGGTCGATCCCACATACAGGCGCAAACCACCGGCGAGCGAGCCACCGCGGGCAATGCATTCCTTCAGGATCAGCGCACCCACCTTGATGTTCGCGAGCGGATGCAGTGCCGCCTCGGGACCGCCGAAGTATTCCAGCTTGTCCTGATGCACTTTCGACATGACCTGCATCAGGCCCTGCGCGCCGACGGTGCTCTCCGCATACGGGTTGAAGCCCGATTCGATAGCCATCACGGCGAGCAGCAGCAGCGGATCGAGGCCGACTTCCTTGCCCGTCGAGTAAGCGGCGCGCACGAGATTGCCCGTGACGTCACCCGCGACGCGATAACGCCGCGCCAGGTAATCGGCCACGGCGATCTGCTCACGCGTGTCCAGTACCTTGGTGGCACGCGCGTCGGCGGCCACACGTTGGTTCGGAATATAGGCGGCGAGGACTGCTGCCGACGGCACATGTTGTGCCGCTTGCGCCATCAACGCCGAGTCGGAGGACGAGGCGCCCTGCGCGACCATGCCGCCGTTGGCGCCCTGGCTGGCCGCATTGGCCGAACCGGTGGCTGCCTCTAGCAGCGGACCCACGCGCGACGCCAGATCGGCACGCCACGTCGGTCGAGCCCACAACGCCAGCGTGCCGACCACGGCAACCAGACCGACCGCGCTGGACGTATACAGTCCAACACGACCGCCATGCCATGCCAGGCGACGCCAATCGCGGCGAGCCGCGGCTACCGTTGCCGCACTGCGTGCGCCAAGCGCACGGACAGCGGCCAGTAGCCAGGGTGATAAACCAGACTTCTTCATACTACGTACTCCGGTTACGCCGTCACCACGGGGTGGCCCCGAGGCGTAAGGAAACGAGCCGGTATGCCCGCCAGGCATCCCGTTAAGTGCTCATTTACGGCATATGGAACGAGGCGGTGCATCGCGTTTGTCGTTGACGATGCCGCTACCGCCGCAGCGCGCCGACCTGTTCAGGTCCCCGGCGCTGACGAGCTATCGCTCGCGCTGCTTCCTAAAACACTGGCTTCCCGACCTCGGTGAGAAAACCAGCCACTGAAAATCCACGTCGATGTTGTAGTTGTCGCTAAGCTTGAGCGGGTCGGCCTACCCGTCTTCAAAGCCGCCTTTCTGGATTCAACGGGCGGATTGTAGCAGCCACATATAAACAGTCAATACTATTATTAGTCTAAATCATTACCAAAAGTAATTTGTAACGGCTGTTTTGCCGTGACGTTCGGGAGCCTTGACCGGTAAAATGCCCTGCCTCACCCCGCGTTTACGGGGGTGCCACCCCGACATTCTGCGAATTCAAACGACCGTTTTCATTGGACGTATGAATTTCGTAAAAATTTTTGGTAACTGTTTGTTTCATGAAATATCTCGATCTTCGTGACTTCACCGCGCAACTGGAGCGATCCGGCCAGCTTCGTCGCGTAGACGTGCCGGTTTCGCCGGTATTGGAGATGACGGCACTCGCCGACCGTGTTCTCAAAGCGGCAGGTCCCGCGCTGTGGTTTGAGCGGCCGACCGGCTACGACATGCCGGTGCTTGCCAACTTATTTGGCACCCCTGAACGAGTGGCCCTTGGCATGGGCATCGACGGCGGTGAAAACGCCCTCGGCTCGCTGCGCGACATTGGCCGCCTTCTCTCGACCCTCAAGGAACCGGAACCCCCTCGCGGGCTGAAGGACGCGGGCAAGCTGCTCGGCATGGCCAAGGCCGTTTGGGACATGGCCCCCAAGGAAGTCGGCAGCCCCGTTTGTCAGGAAATCGTCTGGGAGGGCAACGACGTCGACCTCGCACGCCTGCCGATTCAGACCTGCTGGCCCGGCGACGCCGCGCCGCTCATCACATGGGGTTTGGTCATTACCAAGGGACCTCACCGCAAGCGACAGAATCTCGGCATCTATCGCCAGCAGGTCATCGGCCGCAATCAGGTCATCATGCGATGGCTCGCCCACCGGGGCGGTGCTCTCGACTTCCGCGAGTTTGCACAGGCGAACCCGGGCAAGCCGTTTCCGATTGCCGTCGCGCTCGGTGCCGATCCGGCGACCATGCTCGGTGCCGTGACACCGGTGCCCGATACGCTGTCCGAGTATCAATTTGCCGGGCTTCTGCGTGGCAGCCGAACCGAGTTGGCCAAATGTCTGACGCCAGGGCTGGAGTCGTTGCGTGTCCCCGCCCGCGCCGAGATCGTGCTCGAGGGCTTCATTTATCCATCCGAGCAAGCGCGCCCCATCCCCGACGGTGCCCCGCCGCCCCCGTCGCGCGGTGCGACAGCGGGTTACGACCACGCCCTCGAAGGTCCTTATGGCGACCACACCGGCTATTACAACGAGCAGGAATGGTTCCCGGTGTTCACGATCGAGCGCATCACCCTGCGTCGTAACGCGGTCTATCACTCCACCTACACCGGCAAGCCACCCGATGAACCGGCCGTGCTGGGCGTGGCGCTCAATGAGGTGTTCGTCCCGCTGCTGCAAAAGCAATTCCCCGAGATCACCGATTTCTATCTGCCGCCTGAGGGTTGCAGCTACCGGATGGCCATCGTCCAGATGAAGAAGGCCTATCCGGGGCACGCCAAGCGTGTCATGTTCGGCGTCTGGAGTTTCCTGCGCCAGTTCATGTATACGAAGTTCATCGTCGTGGTGGACGAGGACGTCGATATTCGCGACTGGAAGGAAGTCATCTGGGCGATCACCACGCGCGTCGATCCGACCCGCGACACCACGCTTGTCGACCAGACGCCTATCGACTATCTCGATTTCGCCTCGCCCCAGGCAGGGCTCGGCTCCAAGATGGGCATCGACGCGACGAACAAGTGGCCGGGGGAAACTTCGCGCGAGTGGGGACGTCCCATCGAAATGACCGCCGACGTCGACGCGCGCATGGCTGCTCTATATAAGGATCTCGGCCTGTAAAACCGGCCGCGCAAGCCGGATCGCGATCCTCGTCTTACGCCGGCGGCCGTCGGGCTGCCGGTGTCGCACGCGCGGCGCATTGTTCGACATTGCATCGCCCCATCCGATGTTCATGCGTCGTCACGAACGGCGCACGGCATTGGAGTAAGCTGGCACCCGATACACCGACAAGCCGTATCCGTTTCCGTCCCCCGTACGGTGCACAGTCCCCCGACAGCGCCGCCCGGTCATCGAAGAGGAGAGCTGATCGTGTCATCTACCCGCCCACCGGCGCATTCCCGCGCATCGGCCAAAGCCCATCCGGCGCTGGCCCGTCTGAAAGATCCCGAATTGCTTAAGTCCGACGCCTATATCGACGGCGACTGGACACCGGCCGACTCGCACGCGACCTTCGTGGTGAACGATCCCGCCACCGACGCCGAAATCGCGCATGTGGCCGATCTGGGGGCCAAGGAGACCGAGCGCGCTCTGGTCGCCGCCGAAACCGCCCTGCCCGAGTGGCGTCGTAAGACCGGTAAGGAGCGTGCACGCATCATGCGTCGCTGGTTCGACCTCATCATGCAGGCACAGGACGACCTCGGCGCGATCATGACCGCCGAGCAAGGCAAGCCGCTGGCCGAGGCCAAAGGCGAAGTGGCCTACGGCGCATCGTTCATCGAGTGGTTCGCCGAGGAGGCCAAGCGCATCGACGGCGACGTGCTCAGTTCGCCGGAAAACGGCAAACGTCTGCTGGTGCTCAAGCAGCCCATCGGCGTGTGCGCTTCGATCACGCCGTGGAATTTTCCCATCGCGATGATCACCCGCAAGATCGCGCCTGCGATTGCCGCGGGCTGCACTATCGTGGTCAAACCAGCCCGTCTCACCCCGCTCTCGGCACTGGCGCTCGCCGAACTCGCCAATCGCGCCGGGTTACCCAAAGGCGTATTCAATGTCGTGACGTCGAAAAACTCGTCGGATGTGGGCAACGTGCTCACCTCGAGTCCCCGAGTGCGCCATCTGTCGTTCACCGGGTCCACGCCGGTCGGCGCGAAGCTGATGGAACAATGTGCGTCCACAATCAAGAAGGTAGCGCTCGAACTGGGTGGCCTCGCGCCGTTCCTCGTCTTCGACGATGCCGACGTGGACGCCGCCGTCGAAGGCTGCATCGCCTCCAAATTCCGCAATGCCGGCCAGACGTGCGTGTGCGCGAACCGTATCTATGCGCAGGACGGTATCTACGACACTTTCGTTGAGAAACTGACCGTGGCGGTGAGCAAGCTGCGCGTGGGCAACGGCTTCGAGCCCGGCGTCGCGATTGGGCCGCTCATCGAAGACGCCGCCGTCGCGAAGGTGGAGCGTCACGTGGAAGACGCGCTCGCTAAGGGCGGGCGTGTCACCGTCGGCGGCAAAGTGTTGCATGGCCGCTTTTTCGAACCGACCGTGGTGGCAGACGCCAGCGCCGACATGCTCGTCGCGCAGGAAGAGACCTTCGGGCCGGTGGCGCCGGTCTTCCGTTTCAAGGACGAAGCGGACGGCATTCGCCTGGCCAATGCCTCCGATTTCGGCCTCGCATCGTACTTCTTCGCCCGCGATGTCGGACGCGTCTGGCGCGTGGCCGAGGGCATCGAAGCGGGAATGGTCGGCATCAATACCGGCCTGATCTCGAATGAGGTGGCGCCGTTCGGAGGCGTCAAGCAGTCGGGTCTGGGCCGGGAGGGGTCCAAATACGGCATCGACGAGTACCTTGAAATGAAGTATCTCTGCCTTGCCGGGATGTGACGACAATCTGACCCTTTAATACTTTGTAATAGGCACTTTCCCATGCCGAGATCCGCGTCCTGACTGGCTTGCACGTAATTTTCCGTAACGTCGGCAAACAGGATGGCATTGGGAAAGTGTTACAAAGTCCCACAGACGCGGGGCGCCTCGGGTAGAATCGCGCTTTTTTCGCGAACGGCGACTCCGACCCCAATTCGGGTAATGCACGCCCCCCGTGCGCCACGACATGGGACCGGTCGATGTTCGCGAAGCCCATCAACGGAAGTCGCGTCGGTCAGCGTCGCCCCCGCGCCGTCATGTTTCTCGTGACGGCGACCGGCCTGCCGGCAGTTTGTCCGCCCTCGCGCAGCGTGCCGCCCCGCCCTCATCGGGCCGGTGCCTGCTCCCCCCGGGCGTGGAGAAGACATCGAATGGATAACAATCAATCTCTCATGCGCAACATCGGGCCGTTTGCCCTGATGTTGACGGGCCTCGGCTCGATTATTGGTTCCGGCTGGTTGTTCGGCGCCTGGAAAGCCGCCAAAATCGCTGGCCCCGCCGCCCTTTTTGCCTGGATCATTGGCGCGGTCGTCATTCTGGCCATTGCACTCACTTACGCGGAATTGGGCGCCATGTTCCCCGAGTCGGGCGGCATGGTGCGCTATTCGCGTTATTCGCATGGCAGTCTGGTCGGCTTCATCGCCGCCTGGGCAAACTGGATCGCCATCGTGTCGGTGATCCCGATCGAGGCCGAAGCGTCGATTCAGTACATGAGCACATGGCCGTACGACTGGGCGCACCGCCTGTTTGTCGACGGCACGCTCACAAGCAGCGGCCTCATGCTTTCAGCCCTGCTCGTGATCGTCTACTTCATGTTGAACTACTGGGGCGTGAAGCTCTTCGCGCGCGCCAATACGGCGATCACGCTGTTCAAGTTCGCGATTCCGGCCCTGACCATCGCAGGTCTGATGATCGCGGGATTCCACCCCGGCAACTTTAATCTGGCGGAACACGGCGGTTTCGCGCCGAACGGCATGTCGGCCGTGCTTACCGCTGTCGCCACGTCGGGCATTGTGTTTGCGTTCAACGGCTTTCAAAGCCCGGTGAACCTCGCGGGCGAAGCGCGCGATCCGGGTCGCAGCATTCCGTTTGCAGTGGTCGGTTCGATTCTGCTCGCAACCGTGATCTATCTGCTGCTGCAAGTGGCCTATATCGGCGCGCTCTCCCCCGAGCAACTGGCAGGCGGATGGCACATGGTGAGCTTCAGCTCGCCGTTCGCCGAATTGGCCATTGCTCTGGGTCTGAACTGGCTCGCGATCGTGCTGTACTTCGACGCGTTTCTGAGCCCGAGCGGCACCGGCACCACCTATATGGCGACCACGAGCCGTATGATCTACGCAATGGAACGCAACCGCACCATGCCTGAGATCTTCGGCCGCGTGCACCCGCTATACGGTGTGCCGCGCCCGGCCATGTGGTTCAATCTGGCCATCTCGTTTGTCTTCATGTTCTTCTTCCGTGGCTGGGACTCGCTCGCCGCCGTGATTTCAGTGGCCACCGTGATCTCGTATCTGACCGGCCCGATCAGTGTGATGGCTCTGCGCCGTGCCGCACCGGACATGCACCGCCCCCTGCGTTTGCCCGGCCTGTCGCTGATTGCGCCGTTCGCCTTTGTGTGTGCTTCGCTGATCCTGTACTGGGCTCGCTGGCCACTCACCGGCCAGATCATCGTGCTGGTGGTCGTGGCGCTGCCGGTGTACTTCTACTATCAGGCAAAGGACAAGTGGCAAGGCTTCGGTCGTGATCTCAAAGCCTCATGGTGGCTGATCGGATATCTGCCGGTCATGGCGCTTTGCTCGTATCTCGGCAGCAAGGAATTCGGCGGTATCGGTTGGCTGCCGTACGGCTGGGACATGGTGATCGTGGCAGCCCTCTCGCTCGCCTTCTATCACTGGGGAGTGAAGGCCGGGTGGCGCACGCCCTACCTCGCTGAAGAACGCGAGCAAGACGCCGCCAGCATGGAAGGCATGCCCGCCCTCTCGCACTAAGCCACGTCATCTTTCTCTTTTTACGACGGTCTCTTTTGGGGGGCGCTTTACCTCGCCCCCCAGACGGACCGAAGCCCCTTTCCGCCTCTCAGACATAAACCCAACTCGCCGCAGAAAGGGGCTTCGGTCCGTCTCTCTTCACGCCGTCAGGACTTCCATCAACACCGTTCCTGCGTCTCAGTGCGCCGCGCTGCTCGGGTAGCGTTTTGCGGGCTATCTTTTTTCCGTTCGGTCCTTCACTCACCGGTGTGCGCGTCGACGCTCGATGAACAGGCTGTTGCCTAGTGCTCGCTTCGCCATTTTCTTGGCATCGGCCGCCGCGGCCGAAACTTCTACATGCGACGGGAAACTCTCCGGAGTGACCGCCACGACACCGATCGACAAGCTCGTGATCGGATGGAAGATAACCATGCCACGTCGATCTTCCGCCTCGAATCCACCCGCCGCAATCTGGTCCGGATGGAAGTACTCAGTCACCGCCTCGCCAAAACGGGTAAGCGCTTCGCGGCATCGCGCCTCCCAGTCGGGACTGCGGAACAGAATCAGGAAGTCGTCACCCCCGATATGCCCGAGGAAGTCCCGCTCGGGATTTCGCACGGCCATCAGCACACGCGCGACAAGCTGAATCAGGTCGTCGCCGCGTCGGTAACCGAACACGTCGTTGAACGGCTTGAAGTTGTCCAGATCGATGTAACAAGCATGGAACGACTGCCGCTCGCCAATCATGCGATCCATGTAGTCGTCGATCGGCACGTTGCCCGGCAGCAACGTGAGCGGATTAGCGTAGCGCGCCGCGTCGAGTTGCATATCGGTAATGTGACGCATGAGGGCATGCCCCTGCGCGACGCCGAAATATCGGCCCTGATCCGTCACGATGAAACCCGCCGCAATCTGCCGGCTCGCCCCTTCGGCAATCATGCGGCTCAGATCTTCCATGCGCGCTGTCTTGTCGAACGTGAGCGGGCGCGGCTCCATCACCGCCGAACACGGCTTGCGACCGTACAACTCCCGCGTGAACGGACGTGCGAACCGGCCTATGAGCGATGCGCGTCCGATCAACCCTACCGCACGATCGCGCTCGACCACGGGCAATACCTCTAGCGCCGGATCGCTCTCGAAACGCGCCACCACATCTTCGCTACGGGTATCGGGCGAGACCGGCTCGACGTAGGCAGCAATGCGCTCGAGCGTCACATTGCCCGAACCCAGTTGACTGGGCTGC includes:
- a CDS encoding APC family permease; translation: MDNNQSLMRNIGPFALMLTGLGSIIGSGWLFGAWKAAKIAGPAALFAWIIGAVVILAIALTYAELGAMFPESGGMVRYSRYSHGSLVGFIAAWANWIAIVSVIPIEAEASIQYMSTWPYDWAHRLFVDGTLTSSGLMLSALLVIVYFMLNYWGVKLFARANTAITLFKFAIPALTIAGLMIAGFHPGNFNLAEHGGFAPNGMSAVLTAVATSGIVFAFNGFQSPVNLAGEARDPGRSIPFAVVGSILLATVIYLLLQVAYIGALSPEQLAGGWHMVSFSSPFAELAIALGLNWLAIVLYFDAFLSPSGTGTTYMATTSRMIYAMERNRTMPEIFGRVHPLYGVPRPAMWFNLAISFVFMFFFRGWDSLAAVISVATVISYLTGPISVMALRRAAPDMHRPLRLPGLSLIAPFAFVCASLILYWARWPLTGQIIVLVVVALPVYFYYQAKDKWQGFGRDLKASWWLIGYLPVMALCSYLGSKEFGGIGWLPYGWDMVIVAALSLAFYHWGVKAGWRTPYLAEEREQDAASMEGMPALSH
- a CDS encoding NAD-dependent succinate-semialdehyde dehydrogenase; translated protein: MSSTRPPAHSRASAKAHPALARLKDPELLKSDAYIDGDWTPADSHATFVVNDPATDAEIAHVADLGAKETERALVAAETALPEWRRKTGKERARIMRRWFDLIMQAQDDLGAIMTAEQGKPLAEAKGEVAYGASFIEWFAEEAKRIDGDVLSSPENGKRLLVLKQPIGVCASITPWNFPIAMITRKIAPAIAAGCTIVVKPARLTPLSALALAELANRAGLPKGVFNVVTSKNSSDVGNVLTSSPRVRHLSFTGSTPVGAKLMEQCASTIKKVALELGGLAPFLVFDDADVDAAVEGCIASKFRNAGQTCVCANRIYAQDGIYDTFVEKLTVAVSKLRVGNGFEPGVAIGPLIEDAAVAKVERHVEDALAKGGRVTVGGKVLHGRFFEPTVVADASADMLVAQEETFGPVAPVFRFKDEADGIRLANASDFGLASYFFARDVGRVWRVAEGIEAGMVGINTGLISNEVAPFGGVKQSGLGREGSKYGIDEYLEMKYLCLAGM
- a CDS encoding GGDEF domain-containing protein; translated protein: MNPPTPVAIRPPERPGAFGASRDAKTLSASPAAPYADPDESALLAELCEGIGLTCVFQPILDFRTSEVAGFEGLVRGPAGTSIHSPMALFAAARRHGLLGPLELACRRAVLRGFVEQDLPERLFLNIGPVTRAQPGGGVSESLGLDETFAMLQSFRLAPERVVLELTEHAPTLDLASTRASLTAYRSLGFEVALDDMGEGYASLRLWSELRPDYVKIDRHFVDGIDTDTVKLQFVRSMRQIAETSGTRVIAEGIEHAEELQVVRDLGIFLGQGYFIARPEAQPQRAITANVQDVVNERRAYVHQQPSQLGSGNVTLERIAAYVEPVSPDTRSEDVVARFESDPALEVLPVVERDRAVGLIGRASLIGRFARPFTRELYGRKPCSAVMEPRPLTFDKTARMEDLSRMIAEGASRQIAAGFIVTDQGRYFGVAQGHALMRHITDMQLDAARYANPLTLLPGNVPIDDYMDRMIGERQSFHACYIDLDNFKPFNDVFGYRRGDDLIQLVARVLMAVRNPERDFLGHIGGDDFLILFRSPDWEARCREALTRFGEAVTEYFHPDQIAAGGFEAEDRRGMVIFHPITSLSIGVVAVTPESFPSHVEVSAAAADAKKMAKRALGNSLFIERRRAHR